CAACAGATAATGGTTGTTATGGATTTGATATTGGAACAGATCTCCCATCTCTGGTAAATGCAGTAGTAGAGATTCCAGAGGATTTCATGGTCAGAGTAGGGATGATGAATCCAATGTACATGCCCAGAATCAGAGAGGACTTGATAGAATCTTACAATAATTCCAAAGTCTTCAAATTTCTACATATTCCAGTTCAAAGTGGTAGCGATAAAGTACTCCATGATATGAAACGAGGACACACTGCTGGAACATTCAGAGACATAGTAAGTAGGATTAAAAAGAGATATGCTGACTTTACAATCTCAACTGACATCATAGTAGGATTTCCTTCAGAGACAGAAGATGATTTTCAAAAAACAATCGACTTGTTAAATGAAACAAGGCCAGATGTAGTCAATCTATCCAAATACAGTGCAAGACCAGGTACAGATGCTGCTGAATGGAAGCAAGTAGATGTTGGAGAAGTGAAAAGAAGAAGTAAAATTATTTTTGAGCAGATCAACAATATATCGCTAGAGAATAACAAAAAGTGGATCGGTTGGAGAGGCAAAGTTCTATTTGATGAAAAGACTGAAGAAGGAATCAAAGGAAGAAACTTTGCGTACAAGCCTGCCTTTGTAAGAAATGATGTAGACATTGGACAATCACATACTGTAGAAATTACGGATGCTACCATTAGTGGCCTGATTGGTAAGATCGCAAGCTAAATTTTTTAGATCTAAAATTTGATTAAAAAAACGTAAGAAGGTTTTTTATCTAAATCATCAAATAGGATCTGAAATGAGTTTTAATGTAAAAGAACCAGTTTTAGTAATTGGCCTTGGTGGCGTAGGCTCAAAATTAGCAATTAAATCCAAAGAGGCTCTAAATTCAGATTGTCTTCAAATTAGTAACAATTCTAAAGATTTCTCCAATGAGAATCCAGCTATTCACGTGTCTACTGATTCAATAATTAATCCATCAGTTCAGTTAATCAGAGGCTCAACATACAAAAATGCCGATGAAATTAGAGAAGAGATTTCAAGCTATTCTACAGTAATTTTAATGAGTAATTTAGCTGGCAAAGCAGGCTCAGCTATGGCTCCAGTAGTCTCAGAGATTTGTAAAGAATCCGGTAAAGGATTAATTTCATTTGCAATAATGCCATTCAAGTATGAAAAAGATAGAATTTTCAATTCTGGTGTTGCTCTAAAAAGAGTTAGAACGAATTCAGATTGCACAATAGTTCTAGATAATGACTCGCTTCTCGAAAGTAATCCAGATTTGAGTCCAAAGGCTTGCTACGAGATTGCAAATGGTGCAATAATGCATGTTGTAGAGTCACTTGGAACATCAGATATTACTGCTGAAACTAGCATTCTTACTTCTAGTAAAGAAGGACAAAACATTGAAGATTCACTTAGAGATTCGCTTAAAATGCTATATGGAAACGCACCACCAAACTCAGTTAAACGTTCTATGATCTACGTAGTTGGCGGAAATAACATTCCAGCAGGAGTATTAAATTCCATTACCAATTTGACAAGTGGTATTCTTAGTGAGAGTAACTCACAGAT
The window above is part of the Nitrosopumilus sp. genome. Proteins encoded here:
- a CDS encoding tRNA (N(6)-L-threonylcarbamoyladenosine(37)-C(2))-methylthiotransferase; this translates as MAKIFVEAYGCSASFADSEMISGLILNGGHSLVEDSSESDLNIVVTCSVKDATANKMIHRIKSLNSKPLVVAGCLPKAEKNTVEKFSENASLLGPNSLGKTLQVINSALSGKKQIALEDSDLSKVGLPKVRLNPAVGIVEIASGCMSECTFCQTKLSKGDLSSYRLGDIVRQVKTEIKEGCKEVWLTSTDNGCYGFDIGTDLPSLVNAVVEIPEDFMVRVGMMNPMYMPRIREDLIESYNNSKVFKFLHIPVQSGSDKVLHDMKRGHTAGTFRDIVSRIKKRYADFTISTDIIVGFPSETEDDFQKTIDLLNETRPDVVNLSKYSARPGTDAAEWKQVDVGEVKRRSKIIFEQINNISLENNKKWIGWRGKVLFDEKTEEGIKGRNFAYKPAFVRNDVDIGQSHTVEITDATISGLIGKIAS
- a CDS encoding cell division protein FtsZ, with product MSFNVKEPVLVIGLGGVGSKLAIKSKEALNSDCLQISNNSKDFSNENPAIHVSTDSIINPSVQLIRGSTYKNADEIREEISSYSTVILMSNLAGKAGSAMAPVVSEICKESGKGLISFAIMPFKYEKDRIFNSGVALKRVRTNSDCTIVLDNDSLLESNPDLSPKACYEIANGAIMHVVESLGTSDITAETSILTSSKEGQNIEDSLRDSLKMLYGNAPPNSVKRSMIYVVGGNNIPAGVLNSITNLTSGILSESNSQIDMSSTADESKVVMLSSIQGMTKFDNYDPLGMIPQEDTLDWSTPDCSIDCKLDLYQLE